A stretch of Janibacter endophyticus DNA encodes these proteins:
- a CDS encoding MarR family winged helix-turn-helix transcriptional regulator: protein MTTPWLTQPQLASWVRTVAVMELLPAALDAQLRRDSGMTMFEYQVLAMLSEAPEHTLRMTRLAAETNATLPRLSHVVRRLEERGLVTRAQCEMDGRATNASLTDAGLAKVEEAAPGHVRAARHFVVDALTPEQLDQLGEITDTILQRLDPEGKMTSLYLRHDATV from the coding sequence ATGACTACTCCTTGGCTCACCCAGCCCCAGCTGGCCTCGTGGGTCCGCACGGTGGCCGTCATGGAGCTGCTGCCGGCCGCGCTCGACGCCCAGCTGCGGCGCGACAGCGGCATGACGATGTTCGAGTACCAGGTCCTCGCGATGCTCTCCGAGGCTCCCGAGCACACCCTGCGGATGACCCGGCTCGCCGCCGAGACCAACGCGACCCTCCCCCGTCTCAGCCACGTCGTGCGCCGCCTCGAGGAGCGCGGGCTCGTCACCCGCGCCCAGTGCGAGATGGACGGCCGCGCGACCAACGCCTCCCTCACCGACGCCGGCCTGGCCAAGGTCGAGGAAGCAGCGCCGGGGCACGTGCGCGCCGCTCGCCACTTCGTCGTCGACGCCCTCACCCCCGAGCAGCTCGACCAGCTCGGCGAGATCACCGACACGATCCTCCAGCGGCTCGACCCGGAGGGGAAGATGACCTCCCTCTACCTCCGCCACGACGCCACGGTCTGA
- a CDS encoding fructosamine kinase family protein yields the protein MIEDETFRKDAGDAPVGYTAWEAAGLLWLEEAEADGGAQVVQVLDVAEAHLDLERLSPVPPTNLQADAFGAALAATHAAGADAFGAPPARWSTHGFLGPAIRPLPLPLQPTQRWGEFFGEQRILHTYRLGRNQGTFDEDGDRTLFEAVAARLADGAYDTDDAPARIHGDLWSGNVLWTRGGGVLIDPAAHGGHRESDLAMLMLFRGPHVARIVAAYDEAAPLADGWQERVPLHQLHPVMMHAVLFGGGYVDQARQIARRFA from the coding sequence GTGATCGAGGACGAGACCTTCCGCAAGGACGCCGGCGACGCACCGGTCGGCTACACCGCCTGGGAGGCGGCCGGCCTGCTCTGGCTCGAGGAGGCGGAGGCCGACGGCGGCGCCCAGGTCGTCCAAGTCCTCGACGTCGCCGAGGCGCACCTCGACCTCGAGCGGCTCAGCCCGGTCCCGCCGACGAACCTCCAGGCCGACGCCTTCGGGGCCGCGCTCGCCGCGACCCATGCCGCCGGCGCCGACGCCTTCGGGGCACCGCCCGCACGCTGGTCGACCCACGGCTTCCTCGGGCCGGCGATCCGCCCGCTGCCGCTCCCCCTCCAGCCGACGCAGCGGTGGGGCGAGTTCTTCGGCGAGCAGCGGATCCTGCACACCTACCGGCTCGGCCGCAACCAGGGCACCTTCGACGAGGACGGCGACCGCACCCTCTTCGAGGCTGTCGCGGCCCGTCTCGCCGACGGCGCCTACGACACCGACGACGCACCCGCCCGCATCCACGGCGACCTCTGGAGCGGCAACGTCCTGTGGACCCGCGGCGGCGGCGTGCTCATCGACCCCGCCGCCCACGGCGGTCACCGCGAGAGCGACCTCGCGATGCTCATGCTCTTCCGCGGCCCGCACGTCGCGCGCATCGTCGCCGCCTACGACGAGGCCGCGCCGCTCGCCGACGGCTGGCAGGAGCGCGTCCCGCTCCACCAGCTCCACCCGGTGATGATGCACGCGGTCCTCTTCGGCGGAGGGTACGTCGATCAGGCCCGTCAGATCGCCCGCCGGTTCGCCTGA
- a CDS encoding winged helix DNA-binding domain-containing protein — MTQWTLDDVARMRLLSQRLVGGAGGTTGATAHLGPLATPTEVVRHLTCTQAQDLPGSTTSIALRTRGRSLTEVHAAYDAGEIVRSWPMRGTLFAVAAEDLRWMLSLTAVPVLRSTTKRRTELGLTDEMLERSEKVARAQIPQDGMTRGDLLAAWTEAGLPVEGGRGYHQIFHLAVRGVICQGPVRATKGGASEQLFVLNERWIGGRARELAREEAVAEWFERYVRSHGPVSDKEFLWWTKLLRRDLAPVLADVTSQLASIEVGGVTLRVDPAVLEAYGTQAKGAARRATMAPLLLPGFDEIVLGYGDRSAVMTAEQEKGQVVPGKNGFFRPTLVHRGRALGTWTRPKTRGATVEVLPFEGDLPAAVRRSLPRLTRDLPTI; from the coding sequence ATGACCCAGTGGACGCTCGACGACGTGGCTCGCATGCGGCTGCTCTCCCAGCGCCTCGTCGGCGGAGCCGGAGGGACCACGGGAGCTACGGCGCACCTGGGTCCGCTGGCGACTCCGACCGAGGTGGTGCGCCATCTCACCTGCACGCAAGCGCAGGACCTGCCGGGCTCGACGACCTCGATCGCCCTCCGGACGAGGGGCCGGTCGCTCACCGAGGTGCACGCGGCGTACGACGCGGGCGAGATCGTCCGGTCGTGGCCGATGCGCGGGACGCTCTTCGCCGTCGCCGCCGAGGACCTCCGGTGGATGCTGTCGCTGACCGCGGTGCCGGTGCTGCGCTCGACGACCAAGCGCCGTACGGAGCTGGGGCTGACCGACGAGATGCTCGAGCGCTCCGAGAAGGTCGCCCGGGCGCAGATCCCCCAGGACGGCATGACGCGGGGCGACCTGCTCGCCGCCTGGACCGAGGCCGGCCTCCCCGTCGAGGGCGGGCGCGGGTACCACCAGATCTTTCACCTCGCGGTCCGGGGCGTCATCTGCCAGGGCCCGGTGCGGGCGACGAAGGGCGGGGCGTCCGAGCAGCTCTTCGTCCTCAACGAGCGATGGATCGGCGGGCGGGCTCGCGAGCTGGCGCGGGAGGAGGCGGTGGCGGAGTGGTTCGAGCGCTACGTCCGCAGCCACGGTCCGGTCTCGGACAAGGAGTTCCTCTGGTGGACCAAGCTGCTGCGCCGGGACCTGGCTCCGGTGCTGGCCGATGTGACCAGCCAGCTGGCGTCGATCGAGGTCGGCGGCGTGACGCTGCGGGTCGACCCGGCAGTCCTCGAGGCGTACGGCACCCAGGCGAAGGGAGCGGCTCGGCGGGCGACCATGGCGCCCCTGCTGCTGCCGGGCTTCGACGAGATCGTCCTCGGCTACGGGGACCGGTCCGCGGTGATGACCGCCGAGCAGGAGAAGGGTCAGGTCGTCCCGGGCAAGAACGGCTTCTTCCGACCGACGCTTGTCCACCGCGGGCGAGCGCTCGGGACCTGGACGCGGCCGAAGACGCGGGGTGCCACCGTCGAGGTACTGCCCTTCGAGGGCGACCTGCCCGCCGCGGTGCGGCGTTCCCTGCCGCGCCTCACCCGCGACCTGCCGACCATCTGA
- a CDS encoding NAD-dependent malic enzyme: protein MATATPSSYSITVRLHTTPDHALVGQVATVVAEQGGIVTAIDVADSRHDRLVVDLTCSGIDATHTDQLVAAIDAIDGVRVHKVSDRTFLLHLGGKIEVRSKVNLRTRDDLSMAYTPGVGRVSMAIAEHPEDARRLTIKGNTVAVVTDGSAVLGLGNIGPEAAMPVMEGKAALFKRFADIDAWPICLASQDPDEIVRAVEMIAPGFGGINLEDISAPKCFEIERRLRESLDIPVFHDDQHGTAIVVLAALRNALRVVGKELPTARIVISGAGAAGTAIVTLLMAAGAVDVVMVDRDGALSRGDDSLSPAHAELAARTNPREVTGSLEQALDGADVFIGVSAPGILRGEWIRDRMADDAVVFPLANPDPEIDPAEAGQYAAVVASGRSDYPNQINNVLAFPGVFRGLLDAGAEDITTEMLIRAADAISGVVTDEELNPSYIIPSVFHADVTDAVATAIAGEGKSTTGALGGAAAVGGGHVRGGDRYRHATPDPIEAVGTDPHA, encoded by the coding sequence ATGGCCACCGCAACCCCGTCGTCGTACTCGATCACCGTCCGTCTGCACACCACCCCCGACCACGCGCTCGTCGGGCAGGTCGCGACCGTCGTCGCCGAGCAGGGCGGGATCGTCACCGCGATCGACGTCGCCGACTCCCGGCACGACCGGCTGGTCGTCGACCTCACCTGCTCGGGCATCGACGCGACGCACACCGACCAGCTCGTCGCAGCGATCGACGCGATCGACGGCGTGCGGGTGCACAAGGTCTCCGACCGCACCTTCCTGCTCCACCTCGGCGGCAAGATCGAGGTCCGCTCCAAGGTCAACCTCCGCACCCGCGACGACCTGTCGATGGCCTACACCCCTGGGGTCGGCCGCGTGAGCATGGCCATCGCCGAGCATCCCGAGGACGCGCGCCGGCTGACGATCAAGGGCAACACCGTCGCCGTCGTCACCGACGGCTCGGCCGTGCTCGGTCTCGGCAACATCGGGCCCGAGGCGGCGATGCCGGTGATGGAGGGCAAGGCGGCGCTCTTCAAGCGCTTCGCCGACATCGACGCGTGGCCGATCTGCCTCGCGAGCCAGGACCCCGACGAGATCGTGCGGGCTGTCGAGATGATCGCGCCGGGCTTCGGCGGCATCAACCTCGAGGACATCTCCGCCCCGAAGTGCTTCGAGATCGAGCGGCGGCTGCGGGAGAGCCTGGACATCCCCGTCTTCCACGACGACCAGCACGGGACGGCGATCGTCGTCCTCGCGGCGCTGCGCAACGCGCTGCGGGTCGTCGGCAAGGAGCTGCCCACCGCGCGGATCGTCATCTCCGGCGCGGGCGCTGCCGGCACCGCGATCGTCACGCTGCTCATGGCCGCCGGTGCCGTCGACGTCGTCATGGTCGACCGGGACGGGGCGCTCTCGCGGGGCGACGACTCGCTGTCGCCGGCGCACGCGGAGCTCGCCGCCCGGACCAACCCGCGTGAGGTCACCGGGTCGCTCGAGCAGGCGCTCGACGGGGCCGATGTGTTCATCGGCGTCAGCGCGCCCGGGATCCTGCGGGGCGAGTGGATCCGTGACCGGATGGCCGACGACGCCGTCGTCTTCCCGCTCGCCAATCCCGACCCGGAGATCGACCCGGCCGAGGCCGGTCAGTACGCCGCGGTCGTCGCCTCGGGCCGCTCGGACTACCCGAACCAGATCAACAACGTCCTCGCCTTCCCCGGTGTCTTCCGCGGGCTGCTCGACGCGGGCGCCGAGGACATCACGACCGAGATGCTCATCCGCGCGGCCGACGCGATCTCCGGGGTGGTGACCGACGAGGAGCTCAACCCGAGCTACATCATCCCGAGCGTCTTCCACGCCGACGTCACCGACGCGGTCGCCACGGCGATCGCCGGCGAGGGCAAGTCGACCACCGGCGCGCTCGGTGGCGCGGCCGCCGTCGGCGGCGGTCACGTCCGTGGTGGCGATCGCTACCGCCACGCGACCCCCGACCCGATCGAGGCCGTCGGCACCGACCCCCACGCCTGA
- a CDS encoding PucR family transcriptional regulator produces the protein MESTLPAGHGLSLSQVVARLGGLAEVVPGDAGEPLDPVVEDVTLAEPGEGVGVAGDIVLGLGVSTADAARAMVGSAAARGIEVVALRRSLTRDASGLAQSAREQGVTVVAFADDASWAHLAWLLREILDRAATHPSTDRAPGDDLLALADACTAILGAPVTIEDTRSRVVAYSELHDGVDPVRVSTILGRRAPAATVASLRSRGVFRHLARSTDPLFVPAAPDSPLGARHIIPARVGDEWVGSIWAVVDAPLPPDRLARARDLVRLVSLHLLRLRTEAEVGRRLVEERVRAAIGGEATAATNLPAAPWRAVVLGVDPDGTLESGLTLWESVLRRSSWRQPLIAGVEGDVVAVVAHPGPGTPVEPGSWPWLSRAVSDVATRQPWAIAAAGDPTSEVAGLAASLATARELAALMSAGTLPGPVTTSEEGWAELTVSRAVAAGATPSSTDAIAGLEPTLIATLRVWLDHPAHPRACAEALHVHPNTVRYRIARVREALGVDLDDPTVRLALALLTRVDRSR, from the coding sequence GTGGAGAGCACCCTGCCCGCAGGTCACGGCCTGTCGCTGAGCCAGGTCGTCGCCCGGCTCGGGGGCCTCGCCGAGGTCGTCCCCGGCGACGCTGGCGAGCCGCTCGACCCGGTCGTCGAGGACGTCACCCTCGCCGAGCCGGGCGAAGGGGTGGGCGTCGCGGGCGACATCGTCCTCGGCCTGGGCGTCAGTACGGCCGACGCAGCCCGGGCGATGGTCGGGTCGGCCGCGGCCCGGGGCATCGAGGTCGTGGCCCTGCGACGCTCGCTGACCCGTGACGCGAGCGGGCTCGCGCAGAGCGCCCGAGAGCAAGGAGTCACGGTCGTCGCGTTCGCCGACGACGCGAGCTGGGCCCACCTCGCCTGGCTGCTCCGCGAGATCCTCGACCGGGCCGCCACCCACCCGAGCACGGACCGCGCCCCGGGCGACGACCTCCTCGCGCTCGCCGACGCCTGCACGGCGATCCTCGGGGCGCCGGTGACGATCGAGGACACGCGCTCCCGGGTCGTCGCCTACTCCGAGCTGCACGACGGGGTGGACCCGGTCCGGGTCTCGACGATCCTCGGCCGGCGGGCGCCGGCGGCGACGGTGGCGTCGCTGCGCTCGCGTGGGGTCTTCCGTCACCTTGCCCGCTCGACCGACCCCCTCTTCGTCCCGGCGGCACCCGACAGCCCGCTCGGCGCGCGTCACATCATCCCGGCGCGGGTCGGCGACGAGTGGGTCGGCTCGATCTGGGCGGTCGTGGACGCACCACTCCCCCCGGACCGGCTCGCACGCGCCCGCGACCTCGTCCGTCTCGTCTCGCTCCACCTCCTGCGGCTGCGCACCGAGGCCGAGGTCGGGCGGCGGCTCGTCGAGGAGCGCGTCCGCGCCGCGATCGGCGGCGAGGCCACCGCCGCCACGAACCTGCCCGCCGCGCCGTGGCGGGCGGTCGTCCTGGGGGTCGATCCCGACGGCACCCTCGAGAGCGGCCTCACCCTGTGGGAGTCGGTCCTGCGCCGCAGCTCGTGGCGCCAGCCCCTCATCGCGGGGGTCGAGGGCGACGTCGTCGCGGTGGTGGCGCACCCCGGGCCCGGCACCCCCGTCGAGCCAGGGTCGTGGCCATGGCTGAGCCGGGCGGTCAGCGACGTCGCGACCCGCCAGCCCTGGGCCATCGCAGCGGCAGGCGACCCGACGAGCGAGGTGGCCGGTCTCGCCGCGTCGCTCGCCACTGCTCGCGAGCTCGCGGCCCTCATGTCGGCGGGGACCCTCCCCGGACCCGTCACGACGAGCGAAGAGGGGTGGGCCGAGCTGACGGTGAGCCGTGCGGTGGCCGCCGGCGCGACCCCTTCGTCGACGGACGCGATCGCCGGCCTCGAGCCGACCCTCATCGCGACCCTCCGGGTCTGGCTGGACCACCCGGCCCACCCGCGGGCTTGCGCCGAGGCCCTCCACGTCCACCCCAACACCGTGCGCTACCGGATCGCCCGGGTGCGCGAGGCTCTGGGCGTCGACCTCGACGACCCCACGGTGCGGCTCGCGCTCGCCCTCCTCACCCGGGTCGATCGCTCGCGATAG
- a CDS encoding HNH endonuclease signature motif containing protein, which yields MAAAPHLVDPQDDPAGGVCGELNAGLDRLDADLDALARAEGVTARHLGAVMHELTRLVNRTHALHDKGAAIADQIDVASRTGARSTGQWLARVTNSDPRAAHRQASRAAAAGLGVPSASREEPGLELVGPDDGRTGGDGSDGDGAGGDGARGQTVTPTGRAQLAGEISREHVEVIQHTMAALPSTVTEEARAGCEAELVALAVGHSPRDLRQLARRVLERVGTAEEQVDAHEHDQVAAQEERAWERSSFWVRDNGDGTMHGQFTVPTLAGQALKTILDAMSSPRRAGTGGRDVGQAGSTVPRELPAWLDTSLDPRTRQLARQQRQGQDLATLLTHLPTDHLHDKTAATVLVTTRLSDLQDVTGRVGSTADGEPLTAGQVRQIACQAGVVPVVLGSESQPLDLGRQARFFTAVQRAALALTYTTCAADGCDIPFGWTETHHLQPWTAGGRTDLANAVPLCGHHHRALDRGYEHTVRRAGRQVVIELARRRT from the coding sequence ATGGCAGCCGCACCGCACCTCGTCGACCCGCAGGATGACCCTGCCGGCGGTGTGTGCGGCGAGCTCAACGCCGGCCTCGACCGGCTCGACGCGGACCTCGACGCGCTCGCCCGGGCCGAGGGTGTCACCGCGAGGCACCTCGGTGCAGTGATGCACGAGCTGACCCGCCTCGTGAACCGGACGCACGCGCTGCACGACAAGGGTGCGGCCATCGCCGACCAGATCGACGTCGCGTCGCGCACCGGTGCACGGTCGACCGGGCAGTGGCTCGCACGGGTGACGAACTCCGACCCACGGGCTGCGCACCGGCAGGCGAGCCGTGCCGCGGCAGCGGGGCTCGGCGTGCCGTCCGCATCCCGGGAGGAGCCGGGACTGGAGCTCGTCGGGCCGGACGACGGCCGGACCGGTGGCGACGGGTCCGACGGGGACGGGGCGGGTGGCGACGGGGCCCGCGGGCAGACGGTCACTCCGACCGGCCGAGCGCAGCTGGCCGGCGAGATCTCACGCGAGCACGTCGAGGTCATCCAGCACACGATGGCCGCCCTGCCCTCGACCGTGACCGAGGAGGCACGCGCCGGGTGCGAGGCGGAGCTCGTCGCACTCGCGGTCGGTCACTCGCCGCGCGACCTGCGGCAGCTCGCCCGGCGGGTCCTCGAGCGGGTCGGCACGGCCGAGGAGCAGGTCGACGCCCACGAGCACGACCAGGTGGCCGCCCAGGAGGAGCGCGCGTGGGAGAGATCGTCATTCTGGGTCCGTGACAACGGTGACGGGACGATGCACGGACAGTTCACGGTGCCGACCCTTGCCGGCCAGGCGCTCAAGACGATCCTCGACGCGATGTCGTCGCCTCGCCGCGCGGGCACGGGTGGGCGTGACGTCGGGCAGGCTGGCTCCACCGTCCCCAGGGAGCTGCCGGCATGGCTGGACACCTCCCTCGACCCGCGCACTCGCCAGCTGGCACGCCAGCAACGGCAGGGCCAGGACCTCGCGACCCTGCTCACCCACCTGCCGACCGACCACCTCCACGACAAGACCGCTGCCACGGTCCTCGTCACGACGCGCCTCTCGGACCTGCAGGACGTGACAGGGCGCGTGGGCAGCACCGCCGACGGCGAGCCGCTCACGGCCGGTCAGGTCCGGCAGATCGCCTGCCAGGCCGGAGTGGTCCCGGTCGTGCTCGGCAGCGAGTCCCAGCCGCTGGACCTCGGGCGGCAGGCCCGCTTCTTCACCGCCGTCCAACGCGCTGCGCTCGCCCTGACCTACACGACCTGCGCGGCCGATGGCTGCGACATCCCCTTCGGCTGGACCGAGACCCACCATCTCCAGCCCTGGACGGCGGGCGGTCGCACCGACCTCGCCAACGCGGTGCCCCTCTGCGGTCACCACCACCGAGCTCTTGACCGCGGCTACGAGCACACTGTTCGTCGAGCCGGTCGGCAGGTCGTCATCGAGCTCGCGCGACGACGGACGTAG
- a CDS encoding sensor histidine kinase: MSSPTISPASLARLWLGGWGHLSLLVTNLLTGLAAITLSLLTLAAVLSIPGGGIGLVLVIPALYLAWWAVRLERHRIVGLTGVPIDPPQEPVDLPLWRQLWLDPRKWRAVAYLGLHSLWGTLVGTITVLGLGQLLALAAMPLYADRIPDDGLTLLWFVPVQGRTALAIAWAVGVLGLLALPVVARFLARVDITMARWLIGRDRTADVEQLEARVGTLTESRLQAVDSVEAERQRIERDLHDGPQQRLVAIAMGLGMAQEAMHRDPSAAASLIDEAHASAKEAIVEMRNVARGIVPPVLADRGLDAAISALAARSPVPVTVQTHDVGRLAPTIEAIAYFVVSESLTNVAKHSGASRADVVLERVPGLPAPAGLTPSSPAPPAVLDQLRITVRDDGRGGATPGRGTGLTGLRHRVGAVDGTLDVHSPEGGPTTLVASLPLRPEATHPTTHGAQS; encoded by the coding sequence ATGAGCAGCCCGACCATCTCTCCCGCCTCGCTGGCCCGCCTGTGGCTCGGCGGGTGGGGACACCTCAGCCTCCTCGTGACGAACCTCCTCACCGGACTCGCCGCGATCACGCTGAGCCTCCTCACCCTCGCCGCCGTCCTCTCCATCCCGGGTGGCGGTATCGGCCTCGTCCTCGTCATCCCGGCGCTCTACCTCGCGTGGTGGGCGGTCCGCCTCGAGCGGCACCGCATCGTCGGGCTCACCGGGGTGCCGATCGACCCGCCGCAGGAGCCGGTCGACCTGCCGCTGTGGCGGCAGCTGTGGCTCGACCCGCGCAAGTGGCGCGCCGTCGCCTACCTCGGGCTGCACTCGCTGTGGGGCACGCTCGTCGGCACCATCACGGTGCTCGGGCTCGGGCAGCTGCTCGCGCTCGCGGCCATGCCGCTCTACGCGGACCGGATCCCGGACGACGGGCTGACCCTCCTGTGGTTCGTGCCGGTGCAGGGCCGCACCGCTCTGGCGATCGCCTGGGCCGTGGGCGTCCTCGGGCTGCTCGCACTGCCGGTCGTCGCCCGCTTCCTCGCCCGGGTCGACATCACCATGGCCCGCTGGCTCATCGGCCGCGACCGCACCGCCGACGTCGAGCAGCTCGAGGCCCGCGTCGGCACCCTCACCGAGAGCCGGCTCCAGGCCGTCGACTCCGTCGAGGCCGAGCGGCAGCGGATCGAGCGCGACCTCCACGACGGTCCGCAGCAGCGTCTCGTCGCGATCGCGATGGGGCTCGGCATGGCGCAGGAGGCGATGCACCGCGACCCCAGCGCCGCCGCAAGCCTCATCGACGAGGCCCACGCCTCGGCGAAGGAGGCCATCGTCGAGATGCGCAACGTCGCCCGCGGCATCGTCCCGCCGGTGCTCGCCGACCGCGGCCTCGACGCCGCGATCTCCGCCCTGGCCGCCCGCTCGCCCGTGCCGGTCACCGTCCAGACGCACGACGTCGGCCGGCTGGCCCCGACGATCGAGGCCATCGCGTACTTCGTCGTCAGCGAGAGCCTGACCAATGTCGCCAAGCACTCCGGCGCGAGCCGCGCCGATGTCGTCCTCGAGCGGGTCCCCGGGCTGCCCGCCCCCGCCGGGCTCACCCCTTCGTCCCCGGCGCCCCCCGCCGTCCTCGACCAGCTGCGGATCACCGTCCGCGACGACGGGCGCGGCGGTGCGACCCCTGGCCGCGGCACCGGCCTCACCGGCCTGCGGCACCGCGTCGGTGCCGTCGACGGGACCCTCGACGTCCACTCCCCCGAGGGCGGACCGACGACGCTCGTCGCCTCGCTCCCCCTTCGTCCCGAAGCCACCCACCCCACCACCCACGGAGCCCAGTCATGA
- a CDS encoding NAD(P)/FAD-dependent oxidoreductase, whose translation MMSTSPQPRPQHVAVVGAGMVGLATGWFLQEHGVEVTVIDRTGVAAGSSWGNAGWLTPGLTTPLPDPAVLRYGIKAVMSPSSPVYVPPKADTNLARFVAGFTRNATNAAWRRNMAALVGINGLAFSAFDDLTAGGVAEPTREARSFIAGYRSEAERTVLLEEFEHIKGAGQDMDFEVITGDEAREIEPVLSDEIGAGLLLKGQRYIDPGAFMRSLAESFVARGGRLETGLEIMGVEEQGTQVVLRGTRGWAESFDSVVLATGAWLGQHARQFGVKKVVQAGRGYSFSVAVDRTPHGPVYLPAARLAMTPVGDRLRVAGMMEFRRPDEALDQRRIKAMVEAARPLLRGADLDHREDEWVGSRPCTIDGLPLVGATRSSRVFVAGGHSMWGISLGPATGRLLAEQIATGRRDEVLAPFDPLR comes from the coding sequence ATGATGAGCACCTCCCCGCAGCCTCGCCCCCAGCACGTCGCCGTCGTCGGCGCCGGCATGGTCGGTCTCGCGACCGGCTGGTTCCTCCAGGAGCACGGCGTCGAGGTGACCGTCATCGACCGCACCGGGGTGGCCGCCGGGTCGTCATGGGGCAACGCCGGGTGGCTCACCCCCGGCCTGACGACGCCGCTGCCCGACCCGGCGGTGCTGCGCTACGGCATCAAGGCAGTCATGTCGCCGAGCTCGCCGGTCTACGTCCCGCCGAAGGCCGACACCAACCTTGCCCGCTTCGTCGCCGGCTTCACCCGCAACGCGACGAACGCCGCCTGGCGCCGCAACATGGCCGCGCTCGTCGGGATCAACGGCCTGGCCTTCTCGGCCTTCGACGACCTCACGGCCGGCGGCGTCGCCGAGCCGACGCGCGAGGCGCGCTCCTTCATCGCCGGGTACCGCAGCGAGGCCGAGCGGACCGTGCTCCTCGAGGAGTTCGAGCACATCAAGGGCGCCGGGCAGGACATGGACTTCGAGGTCATCACCGGTGACGAGGCTCGTGAGATCGAGCCCGTGCTCAGCGACGAGATCGGCGCCGGGCTGCTGCTCAAGGGTCAGCGATACATCGACCCCGGTGCCTTCATGCGCTCGCTCGCCGAGTCCTTCGTCGCGCGCGGCGGCCGGCTCGAGACCGGGCTGGAGATCATGGGCGTCGAGGAGCAGGGCACCCAGGTCGTGCTCCGTGGGACGCGCGGCTGGGCCGAGTCCTTCGACTCCGTCGTGCTCGCCACGGGTGCGTGGCTCGGGCAGCACGCCCGCCAGTTCGGGGTGAAGAAGGTCGTCCAGGCCGGTCGCGGCTACTCCTTCAGCGTCGCGGTGGACCGCACCCCGCACGGTCCCGTCTACCTGCCGGCCGCGCGCCTCGCGATGACGCCGGTCGGGGACCGGCTGCGGGTCGCCGGGATGATGGAGTTCCGCCGCCCGGACGAGGCGCTCGACCAGCGCCGGATCAAGGCCATGGTCGAGGCGGCCCGCCCGCTGCTTCGCGGCGCGGACCTCGACCACCGCGAGGACGAGTGGGTCGGCTCGCGGCCCTGCACCATCGACGGGCTCCCGCTCGTCGGTGCCACGAGGTCGTCGCGGGTCTTCGTCGCCGGCGGTCACAGCATGTGGGGGATCAGCCTCGGTCCGGCCACCGGTCGACTGCTCGCCGAGCAGATCGCCACAGGGCGTCGCGACGAGGTCCTCGCGCCGTTCGACCCGCTGCGCTGA